A single window of Modestobacter italicus DNA harbors:
- a CDS encoding acyl-CoA thioesterase produces MSSSSGSGASAAASPAAELMEVLDLEERGPDLYVGTTPSSPLQRIFGGQVAAQALTAAQATVAAGRPVHSLHSYFLRPGDPHEEIRYEVDRIREGRTFSTRRVVARQTRKGEDVAIFALTADFTAGERALVEHSLPMPDVPGPEGLPGLAEVAAAHPGRADASNAISRAVEQRYLSDPYDPEPRLPPDTAFRVWFRVSGRLPDDEAVHAAALTFVSDLTLLSAGLARIGGGWGGSTVGASLDHAVWFHRPVRADEWFLYETDSPAAASGRALCFGQIWAADGTHVATVVQEGLLRSLG; encoded by the coding sequence GTGAGCTCGTCCTCGGGGTCGGGGGCGTCCGCGGCCGCCTCGCCGGCCGCGGAGCTGATGGAGGTCCTCGACCTCGAGGAGCGCGGCCCCGACCTCTACGTCGGCACCACGCCGTCGTCGCCGCTGCAGCGGATCTTCGGCGGGCAGGTCGCCGCCCAGGCGCTGACGGCGGCGCAGGCGACCGTGGCCGCAGGCCGCCCGGTGCACTCGCTGCACTCGTACTTCCTGCGGCCGGGCGACCCGCACGAGGAGATCCGCTACGAGGTCGACCGCATCCGCGAGGGGCGGACGTTCAGCACCCGGCGGGTGGTGGCTCGGCAGACCCGCAAGGGCGAGGACGTCGCCATCTTCGCGCTGACGGCGGACTTCACGGCAGGGGAGCGGGCGCTGGTCGAGCACTCGCTGCCGATGCCCGACGTCCCCGGTCCCGAGGGGCTGCCCGGGCTGGCCGAGGTCGCCGCCGCGCACCCCGGCCGGGCCGACGCCTCCAACGCGATCTCCCGCGCCGTCGAGCAGCGCTACCTGTCCGACCCCTACGACCCGGAGCCGCGGCTGCCGCCGGACACCGCGTTCCGGGTCTGGTTCCGGGTCTCCGGGCGGCTGCCCGACGACGAGGCGGTGCACGCGGCCGCCCTGACCTTCGTCAGCGACCTGACGTTGTTGTCGGCCGGGCTGGCCCGCATCGGCGGCGGCTGGGGCGGGTCCACGGTGGGCGCCAGCCTCGACCACGCCGTCTGGTTCCACCGGCCGGTGCGCGCCGACGAGTGGTTCCTGTACGAGACCGACAGCCCGGCGGCCGCCAGCGGGCGTGCGCTCTGCTTCGGGCAGATCTGGGCGGCGGACGGCACGCACGTGGCCACCGTCGTCCAGGAGGGGCTGCTCCGCTCGCTCGGCTGA